CTGCTGTCAAGGATAACGCTCAACGGCTGTGGCGGCGTGTAGTTGACTACGACGTTCGTCGTCATGCCCTGCGCCATCGCGGGCTGCATCGTCGGCACAGAGTACGGCATCGCGGCGGGCTGACTCAGCGGGGAGGCACAGTAGACGCAAAAGCGCGCGCCCGCTGGATTGGCTCTCACACATGATGAACAGATCGGGCCAGTCATCGGTGCGTTGGTGAACGTGTACGTCGGCTGCGGAGCGGCAGGCTGAGCCGCGCGAGCAGAGAATGTCGTACCACAGATTCGACAAAAGCGCGCATTTTCGTCATTGGGGGTATCGCATTTTGTGCAGAGCATAGCGTTAACTCCTTGGTTCCAATCTGCTGCTATGACGCTGCCGGGCACAAATTGTTGCACAGAACGGCTCAGAAGAGCTGCGACTGTTCAAGCGACTCCTGGGGCGCGCTCACCGGCAGATGCAGCCGCGCCTGCATCGCGCGAATCGTCGCCGGCGAGTGTCCCTGATAGTGGTTGTTGGCATAGGCAAACACATGCAGGCCGCGCTCAAGCATCCGCCCGATCTGACGTGCCCACCAGTCAAGATCGGCGGCGCGCTCAAGTTCAGGCCGCACATAGCTAAAGTCATCGGCGATCATTCGCCGATCGCCGAGCCAGCGGATATACCCGAAATCCGCCGTAACCGGCGTGGTCCGTGGCATCCACGGCAGATCGACATGCGCCAGCGCCACGTTATGCGCGCGCAGCAGATCGTAGAGCGGCTCTGATAGCCAGCTCTTATGCCGTAGCTCCACCGCCCAGCGCAGATCCGAGGGCAGCGCGGGCAGCAGCGCGGCCAGATCGGCGAAATGCTCGGCGGTAAACGATGGCGCAAACTGAAACAGGAGCGGGCCGCATTTATCGCCTAATTTTCGCATGATCTCGGCGAATGCCTGCACATCGGCCTCGACATCGACCAGCTCGCGGTCGTGGGTGATCGAGCGCGGCACTTTCGCGGCAAACACAAAATCGGCGGGCGTGCGCTCGCGCCACGCTTTAATCATCGTCAGGCTGGGCGAGCGGTAGAAGGTCGCATCGATCTCGACGGTGTTGAACTGCTGCGCATAGACCGCGAGATACCGGGCGGTGGTCGTGCCCGTGGGATAGAACGGCCCGACCCAATCGTCATAGCTCCAGCCCGACGTTCCCAGATGAATCAAGCTCTGGCTCATGATCATGTTCCTCCCTACCACGATCATACACGATCCGTGTGACAGCGAGCGCGACACGCCCTACGACGACATGGTATGATAGCCTGATATTGTCCTTGCGCGTGGCCCTATTCTTGCCGCAGAGAACGTATAGACCGTCACGGCGCGAGTCTTGCTTAGGTAGCAACCTAATTCCAG
The nucleotide sequence above comes from Herpetosiphonaceae bacterium. Encoded proteins:
- a CDS encoding DUF72 domain-containing protein; translation: MSQSLIHLGTSGWSYDDWVGPFYPTGTTTARYLAVYAQQFNTVEIDATFYRSPSLTMIKAWRERTPADFVFAAKVPRSITHDRELVDVEADVQAFAEIMRKLGDKCGPLLFQFAPSFTAEHFADLAALLPALPSDLRWAVELRHKSWLSEPLYDLLRAHNVALAHVDLPWMPRTTPVTADFGYIRWLGDRRMIADDFSYVRPELERAADLDWWARQIGRMLERGLHVFAYANNHYQGHSPATIRAMQARLHLPVSAPQESLEQSQLF